In the genome of Jeotgalibacillus haloalkalitolerans, one region contains:
- the addA gene encoding helicase-exonuclease AddAB subunit AddA — protein sequence MIPVKPEHVTWTDAQWRAIFEKGSDILVAAAAGSGKTAVLVERLIQKVLDTDQPTDIDELLVVTFTNASAAEMKHRVGEALEKALAADPESRHLRKQLTLINKASISTLHSFCLEVIRKYYYLIDIDPGFRIADDTEAELLKDEVVEEILEHEYGIPDNHAFIELVEAVTNDRSDDALHQMIRKLHTFSRSHADPDTWLDGIVSLHETEHVQIDDHPLANYVLFHVQLEAEGAIELINLALDTARKPGGPYPRAVNFEDDLRQLNEVRHAAGWKEAEAAVSSFSMGRLKPCKGDDFDEELVEQAKKWRDQAKKMINDLKDGFFVRSPEQLLEDMNQMTGRLSTLVELVRTFEKAFKAAKEERGLVDFNDLEHFCLEILRDPDTGEPSQAAYHYRNQFKEVLVDEYQDTNMVQETILQLVKSGGEKDGNLFMVGDVKQSIYRFRLAEPNLFLGKYRTFQQAGSGQKIDLAKNFRSRPEVLDGVNFIFRQIMGEMVGEIDYDKDAELIPGAPYPTDLTVPVRFAVIDQADEDAPQEEMPEEVMDERELERSTLEARYMIKEIRSMIDGGRQIYDVKKKLYRPLEYRDIVILTRSMTWTPDMMDEFRQAGIPLYADLSTGYFDATEVAIMVSLLKVIDNPIQDIPLASVLRSPIVRCTEEELAKIRKADPKGSFWNALQAYMSSGDEDTELKEKCSWFLISLRNWRALARTGAVSELVWQLFRDTQFYDFVGGLPGGKQRQANLRALYDRSRQYESTSFRGLFRFLRFVERMRERGDDLGAARALSEQEDVVRLMTIHKSKGLEFPVVFISGMARQFNEMDLRGSYLLDKDFGLALSYVDIENRISSTTLPQMAFKEKKRLENLAEEMRVLYVAMTRAKEELILIATVPDAEKLKEKWSLAGSYKSWLLPDFTRKGARSYADWIGPALARHPHAIHSVQSGLIEDPSVWEMHQHHKQLFTEEQKKEESAAEWLTHVRNHEPVPGQSEHHEDIQHRLKWHYPYEEAAMVKSKQSVSSIKRQHETLDETGADSIVKPSKKLYGRPAFLQQEKMTAAEKGTVMHTVMQQVPLQHTPEREEIESLVASLVVREILTEEQAETVRLNHVASFFQSPLGRRMINANQVRREVPFTYAAAPAEAGIQLNVDDPVLIQGIADCLFEDDQGLVLLDYKTDYVDRADPDVNAKLAERYRLQLSLYRQALEKSLNRKIDEVYLYFFNADLTIKVEEN from the coding sequence ATATTCTTGTCGCTGCCGCTGCCGGCTCAGGAAAAACAGCCGTACTTGTCGAGCGGTTAATTCAAAAAGTACTTGATACCGATCAGCCGACAGATATAGATGAACTGCTAGTCGTAACTTTTACCAATGCATCCGCTGCTGAAATGAAGCACCGCGTCGGCGAAGCGCTTGAAAAAGCACTCGCTGCTGATCCTGAATCGAGGCATTTGAGAAAGCAGCTGACACTGATTAATAAAGCGTCCATTTCAACGCTTCACTCCTTCTGTCTTGAAGTCATCAGAAAATACTACTACCTGATTGATATAGATCCCGGATTCAGAATTGCGGATGATACGGAAGCCGAGCTTTTAAAGGATGAAGTGGTGGAAGAAATTCTTGAGCACGAATATGGGATTCCGGACAATCATGCATTTATTGAATTAGTGGAAGCGGTGACGAATGACCGGAGCGATGATGCGCTTCATCAGATGATCAGAAAGCTTCATACCTTTTCGCGTTCGCATGCTGATCCGGACACCTGGCTTGATGGGATTGTCTCGTTACATGAGACAGAACATGTTCAGATTGATGATCATCCGCTTGCGAACTATGTGCTGTTTCACGTGCAGCTGGAGGCTGAAGGAGCCATTGAGCTGATTAACTTAGCGTTGGATACAGCACGGAAGCCCGGAGGCCCTTATCCGAGAGCAGTCAACTTTGAAGATGATCTCAGACAGTTGAATGAAGTCCGTCATGCCGCGGGATGGAAAGAAGCAGAAGCAGCCGTTTCCTCCTTTTCGATGGGAAGGCTGAAGCCGTGTAAGGGTGACGACTTTGATGAGGAGCTTGTGGAGCAGGCGAAAAAATGGCGTGATCAGGCGAAGAAAATGATCAATGATTTAAAAGATGGCTTTTTTGTCAGAAGTCCTGAACAGCTGCTTGAAGATATGAATCAGATGACCGGCAGGCTTTCAACACTGGTTGAACTCGTCAGAACATTTGAAAAAGCATTTAAAGCTGCCAAAGAAGAGCGTGGACTTGTAGACTTTAATGACCTTGAGCATTTTTGCCTTGAGATCCTGCGTGATCCTGATACGGGGGAACCATCCCAGGCAGCCTACCATTACAGGAACCAGTTCAAAGAGGTGCTGGTGGATGAGTATCAGGATACCAATATGGTTCAGGAAACGATTTTGCAGCTTGTAAAATCAGGCGGTGAAAAAGACGGTAACCTCTTTATGGTAGGGGATGTGAAGCAGTCAATTTACCGGTTCAGACTCGCTGAACCGAATCTGTTTTTAGGTAAATACCGGACATTCCAGCAGGCTGGAAGCGGTCAGAAAATCGATCTCGCTAAAAACTTCAGAAGCCGTCCGGAGGTGCTTGACGGAGTCAACTTTATTTTCCGTCAGATTATGGGTGAAATGGTCGGGGAGATTGATTATGACAAGGATGCAGAACTGATTCCGGGTGCACCTTACCCGACAGATCTGACTGTGCCTGTCAGATTCGCAGTCATTGACCAGGCTGATGAAGATGCACCTCAGGAAGAGATGCCTGAAGAAGTGATGGATGAACGGGAGCTTGAACGTTCAACGCTTGAAGCCCGTTATATGATCAAGGAAATCCGCAGTATGATTGATGGCGGCAGACAGATCTATGATGTGAAAAAGAAGCTTTACCGTCCGCTTGAGTACAGAGATATTGTGATCTTGACGAGATCAATGACCTGGACGCCGGATATGATGGATGAATTCAGACAGGCCGGGATCCCGCTTTATGCAGATCTGTCAACCGGCTATTTTGATGCAACAGAAGTCGCGATAATGGTGTCACTGCTGAAAGTGATTGATAATCCGATTCAGGATATTCCGCTTGCCTCAGTTCTCAGATCACCGATTGTCAGATGTACAGAAGAGGAACTCGCAAAGATCCGAAAAGCGGACCCAAAAGGTTCTTTCTGGAATGCACTACAGGCTTATATGTCTTCAGGTGATGAAGATACTGAACTGAAGGAAAAATGTTCATGGTTTTTAATTTCTCTCAGAAACTGGCGGGCTCTTGCAAGAACCGGCGCAGTATCTGAGCTTGTGTGGCAGCTGTTCAGAGATACGCAGTTTTATGACTTTGTCGGCGGGCTCCCCGGCGGCAAGCAGCGGCAGGCGAACCTGCGTGCACTGTATGACCGGTCGAGACAATATGAATCCACTTCTTTCCGCGGACTGTTCAGATTTTTAAGATTCGTAGAGCGGATGCGGGAAAGAGGAGATGACCTTGGTGCTGCCAGAGCGCTGAGTGAACAGGAAGATGTCGTGCGTCTGATGACGATCCATAAAAGTAAAGGGCTTGAGTTCCCGGTGGTGTTTATTTCGGGAATGGCCAGACAGTTCAATGAGATGGATCTGAGAGGCAGTTACCTGCTCGATAAAGATTTCGGCCTGGCATTATCATATGTTGATATCGAAAACAGGATCAGCAGCACGACGCTTCCGCAGATGGCTTTTAAAGAAAAAAAGCGTCTGGAGAACCTTGCTGAAGAAATGCGTGTGCTTTATGTAGCGATGACACGGGCGAAAGAAGAGCTGATTCTGATTGCCACAGTGCCGGATGCAGAGAAATTAAAGGAAAAATGGTCGCTGGCAGGCTCGTACAAATCATGGCTGCTGCCTGACTTTACGAGAAAAGGGGCCAGGTCCTATGCCGACTGGATCGGTCCGGCACTGGCGCGACACCCGCATGCGATTCACTCTGTCCAGTCAGGTCTGATTGAAGATCCGTCAGTATGGGAAATGCATCAGCACCATAAGCAGCTTTTCACTGAGGAACAGAAAAAAGAGGAGTCCGCGGCAGAATGGCTTACACATGTGAGAAATCATGAGCCGGTTCCGGGGCAAAGTGAGCATCATGAAGATATACAGCATCGCCTGAAATGGCACTACCCATACGAGGAAGCCGCAATGGTTAAATCAAAGCAGTCTGTTTCTTCTATTAAACGCCAGCACGAAACGCTGGATGAAACCGGCGCAGATTCAATCGTCAAGCCTTCTAAGAAATTATATGGGCGTCCTGCTTTTCTTCAGCAGGAGAAAATGACGGCTGCAGAAAAAGGTACAGTTATGCATACCGTTATGCAGCAGGTGCCGCTGCAGCACACCCCTGAGCGGGAAGAGATTGAATCGTTAGTTGCCAGTCTTGTGGTGCGTGAAATTCTGACTGAAGAACAGGCGGAAACGGTCAGATTGAATCATGTTGCGTCATTTTTCCAGTCACCGCTTGGCAGACGGATGATCAATGCAAATCAGGTGAGACGTGAAGTGCCGTTTACGTATGCAGCTGCCCCGGCTGAAGCTGGTATTCAACTGAATGTAGATGATCCGGTCTTAATACAGGGGATTGCAGACTGTCTGTTTGAAGATGATCAGGGGCTTGTGCTGCTTGATTACAAAACGGATTATGTAGACCGCGCAGACCCTGATGTCAACGCGAAGCTGGCGGAGCGTTACAGACTTCAGCTTTCACTTTACCGCCAGGCACTTGAAAAAAGCCTGAACAGAAAAATTGATGAAGTTTATTTATACTTTTTCAACGCTGATTTAACGATTAAAGTAGAA